From Penicillium digitatum chromosome 5, complete sequence, one genomic window encodes:
- a CDS encoding Metal-dependent protein hydrolase produces MAENAAKKLKTSPPLIGTHNGHFHADEALAVYLLRLLPIYASSPLVRTRDPAELEKCHTVVDVGGVYDPAIHRYDHHQRTFSTTFPQHATKLSSAGLVYMHFGKAILAQKLSLPVEHADVDLLYEKLYTDFIEAIDANDNGISAYDQAALAAAGVEKRFKNGGITLASMVGDMNNPDPTSPPGEPQDEDSLFGRASTLIGNAFARKMHHACTSWMPARTTVGSAYASRKDTHPSGRIIVLPQSGVPWKEHLYNFEAEASGTKEVDPAFQVYYVLYPENATEGAKWRVQCVSVSESSFESRKPLPEAWRGVRDQDLDGVMAAEAEKNSQSKIPEGAVFVHASGFIGGHKTREGAMAMAERSLEL; encoded by the exons ATGGCCGAAAACGCAGCAAAAAAGCTCAAGACCTCGCCCCCCTTGATCGGGACACACAA CGGCCACTTCCACGCCGACGAGGCCCTGGCCGTCTACCTCCTCCGCCTGCTCCCTATATATGCCTCCTCCCCTCTAGTTCGCACGCGTGACCCCGCCGAGTTGGAGAAATGCCACACCGTTGTCGACGTGGGCGGCGTATACGACCCCGCCATCCACCGGTATGATCACCACCAGCGGACCTTCTCAACGACCTTCCCGCAGCACGCCACCAAGCTCTCCTCCGCCGGCCTGGTGTACATGCACTTCGGAAAGGCGATCCTTGCCCAGAAACTCTCCCTGCCAGTGGAGCATGCCGACGTAGACTTGCTGTACGAGAAGCTGTACACGGACTTTATCGAAGCGATTGACGCCAACGACAACGGTATCTCTGCCTACGATCAGGCTGCACTTGCTGCCGCTGGAGTCGAGAAGCGTTTCAAGAACGGTGGTATCACGCTCGCCTCAATGGTTGGCGACATGAACAACCCAGATCCCACCAGCCCTCCCGGCGAGCCCCAGGACGAGGACAGCCTCTTCGGACGTGCCAGCACGCTTATCGGTAACGCGTTTGCGCGCAAAATGCACCACGCCTGCACATCCTGGATGCCTGCCCGCACGACTGTCGGCTCCGCCTACGCCTCGCGCAAGGATACCCACCCATCCGGCCGCATCATCGTCCTCCCCCAGAGCGGTGTGCCCTGGAAGGAGCACCTTTACAACTTCGAGGCCGAGGCTTCGGGAACCAAGGAGGTTGACCCCGCCTTCCAGGTGTATTATGTTCTGTACCCCGAAAACGCTACTGAAGGAGCCAAGTGGCGCGTGCAGTGCGTTTCCGTCTCCGAGAGCAGCTTTGAGTCTCGCAAGCCTCTGCCTGAGGCATGGCGCGGTGTCCGTGACCAGGACCTTGATGGGGTTATGGCTGCGGAGGCTGAGAAGAATAGCCAGAGCAAGATCCCCGAGGGTGCGGTCTTTGTTCATGCCAGCGGATTCATCGGTGGCCACAAGACGAGAGAGGGTGCTATGGCCATGGCTGAGCGCAGCCTTGAGTTATAG
- a CDS encoding Essential protein Yae1, N-terminal codes for MEHNILDSLLDLEEQFYNEGYELGTADGAATGYTEGSVFAVEKGFEKFVEMGRLYGKALVWAQRLDFKTSEGAALQADGTTDTLSLDPSICKDMLSLPPHSTRLARNLQTLLELVDPATLDMSNTEEAVNDVDERLKGAATKAKLIQRALGEREDSATQAEPKDMTISGDGRLGHASPNRNRALASASTLKNAPTFEAPFHKA; via the exons ATGGAGCACAATATTCTGGACAGTCTCCTCGATCTGGAGGAGCAATTTTACAATGAGGGATATGAACTGGGCACTGCGGATGGAGCCGCTACCGGATATACCGAAGGCAGCGTTTTTGCCGTTGAGAAAGGCTTCGAGAAGTTTGTCGAGATGGGACGCTTGTATGGCAAGGCATTAGTTTGGGCACAGAGACTAGATTTCAAAACTTCCGAAGGCGCCGCATTGCAGGCGGATGGCACAACGGATACTCTTTCTCTTGATCCATCTATCTGCAAAGACATGCTCAGTCTCCCACCACACAGCACTCGACTGGCCAGGAATCTTCAGACACTTCTTGAACTCGTCGATCCTGCGACGTTGGATATGAGTAATACGGAGGAAGCTGTCAACGACGTGGATGAGCGCCTCAAAGGCGCCGCAACGAAGGCGAAGCTCATCCAACGCGCACTGGGCGAGCGCGAGGATTCGGCCACTCAGGCTGAACCCAAGGATATGACGATTTCTGGAGATGGAA GGCTTGGTCATGCTTCACCAAATCG TAACAGAGCACTCGCATCAGCCAGCACGTTGAAAAACGCTCCAACATTTGAAGCGCCATTCCACAAAGCCTGA